The Meriones unguiculatus strain TT.TT164.6M chromosome 1, Bangor_MerUng_6.1, whole genome shotgun sequence genome has a segment encoding these proteins:
- the Mta2 gene encoding metastasis-associated protein MTA2 isoform X2 — protein sequence MEMKVWDPDNPLTDRQIDQFLVVARAVGTFARALDCSSSIRQPSLHMSAAAASRDITLFHAMDTLQRNGYDLAKAMSTLVPQGGPVLCRDEMEEWSASEAMLFEEALEKYGKDFNDIRQDFLPWKSLASIVQFYYMWKTTDRYIQQKRLKAAEADSKLKQVYIPTYTKPNPNQIISVGSKPGMNGTGFQKGLTCESCHTTQSAQWYAWGPPNMQCRLCASCWIYWKKYGGLKTPTQLEGAARGNTEPHSRGHLSRPEAQSLSPYTTSANRAKLLAKNRQTFLLQTTKLTRLARRMCRDLLQPRRAARRPYAPINANAIKAECSIRLPKAAKTPLKIHPLVRLPLATIVKDLVAQAPLKPKTPRGTKTPINRNQLTQNRGLGGIMVKRSYETMAGAGVPFSANGRPLASGIRSSSQPAAKRQKLNPADAPNPVVFVATKDTRALRKALTHLEMRRAARRPNLPLKVKPTLMAVRPPVPLPVSSHPASTNEPIVLED from the exons ATGGAGATGAAAGTCTGGGACCCAGACAACCCTCTCACAGACCGGCAGATTGATCAGTTTCTCGTCGTGGCCCG AGCTGTGGGAACCTTTGCAAGAGCCCTAGACTGCAGCAGCTCGATTCGGCAGCCAAGCTTGCATATGAGTGCAGCTGCTGCATCCCGAGATATCACCCTG TTCCATGCCATGGACACACTGCAAAGGAATGGGTATGACTTGGCTAAGGCCATGTCAACCTTGGTACCACAAGGGGGCCCAGTGCTCTGTCGGGATGAGATGGAGGAATGGTCAGCTTCCGAAGCTATGCTGTTTGAAGAGGCTCTAGAGAAATATGGAAAAGATTTCAATGATATCCGACAGGACTTT CTACCCTGGAAGTCACTTGCAAGCATAGTCCAGTTTTATTACATGTGGAAAACAACAGATCGGTATATTCAGCAG AAAAGATTGAAAGCTGCTGAAGCGGACAGCAAACTGAAACAGGTGTACATCCCTACCTA TACTAAGCCAAACCCTAACCAGATCATTTCTGTGGGTTCAAAACCTGGCATGAATGGGACTGGATTCCAGAAAGGCCTGACTTGTGAGAGCtgccaca CCACACAATCTGCCCAATGGTATGCCTGGGGCCCACCTAACATGCAGTGCCGACTTTGTGCTTCCTGTTGGATTTACTGGAAGAAGTATGGGGGACTGAAGACTCCAACCCAGCTTGAAGGGGCTGCCCGGGGCAACACA GAGCCACATTCAAGAGGTCATTTATCTAGACCTGAGGCCCAGAGTCTCTCCCCCTATACCACCAGTGCTAACCGGGCCAAGTTGTTGGCTAAGAACAGGCAAACTTTCTTGCTCCAGACAACAAAGCTGACTCGTCTTGCCAGACGGATGTGTAGAGACCTGTTACAGCCAAGGAGGGCTGCCCGAAGACCCTATGCCCCTATCAATGCCAATGCCATCAAGGCTGAAT gcTCTATCCGTCTTCCTAAGGCTGCCAAGACACCACTGAAAATTCACCCTCTAGTGCGGCTGCCCCTGGCAACTATTGTCAAAGATTTGG TGGCCCAGGCACCTCTGAAACCAAAAACACCTCGGGGCACCAAGACACCAATCAACAGAAACCAGCTGACCCAGAATCGAGGCCTTGGGGGCATTATGGTGAAACGTTCCTATGAGACT ATGGCAGGGGCAGGGGTCCCCTTCTCTGCGAATGGAAGGCCTCTGGCGTCAGGGATTCGTTCAAGTTCacagccagcagccaagcgtcagAAACTAAATCCTGCTGATGCTCCCAATCCAGTGGTATTTGTGGCCACAAAAGATACCAG AGCTTTAAGGAAAGCTCTAACTCACCTGGAAATGCGCAGAGCTGCCCGAAGGCCCAACTTACCCTTGAAGGTGAAGCCAACGCTGATGGCAGTGCGGCCCCCAGTTCCTCTGCCTGTATCCTCACATCCTGCCAGCACCAATGAGCCCATTGTTCtggaggattga
- the Mta2 gene encoding metastasis-associated protein MTA2 isoform X1, giving the protein MAANMYRVGDYVYFENSSSNPYLVRRIEELNKTANGNVEAKVVCLFRRRDISSSLNSLADSNAREFEEESKQPGVSEQQRHQLKHRELFLSRQFESLPATHIRGKCSVTLLNETDILNQYLEKEDCFFYSLVFDPVQKTLLADQGEIRVGCKFQAEIPDRLAEGESDNRNQQKMEMKVWDPDNPLTDRQIDQFLVVARAVGTFARALDCSSSIRQPSLHMSAAAASRDITLFHAMDTLQRNGYDLAKAMSTLVPQGGPVLCRDEMEEWSASEAMLFEEALEKYGKDFNDIRQDFLPWKSLASIVQFYYMWKTTDRYIQQKRLKAAEADSKLKQVYIPTYTKPNPNQIISVGSKPGMNGTGFQKGLTCESCHTTQSAQWYAWGPPNMQCRLCASCWIYWKKYGGLKTPTQLEGAARGNTEPHSRGHLSRPEAQSLSPYTTSANRAKLLAKNRQTFLLQTTKLTRLARRMCRDLLQPRRAARRPYAPINANAIKAECSIRLPKAAKTPLKIHPLVRLPLATIVKDLVAQAPLKPKTPRGTKTPINRNQLTQNRGLGGIMVKRSYETMAGAGVPFSANGRPLASGIRSSSQPAAKRQKLNPADAPNPVVFVATKDTRALRKALTHLEMRRAARRPNLPLKVKPTLMAVRPPVPLPVSSHPASTNEPIVLED; this is encoded by the exons ATGGCGGCTAACATGTACCGGGTGGGAG ATTATGTCTATTTTGAGAACTCCTCCAGCAATCCTTACCTGGTTAGACGGATTGAGGAGCTCAATAAG aCTGCAAATGGAAATGTGGAAGCAAAGGTTGTTTGTCTTTTCCGGCGAAGGGATATTTCTAGTAGCCTCAACAGCCTGGCTGACAGTAATGCTA GAGAGTTTGAGGAGGAGTCAAAGCAGCCAGGAGTCTCCGAGCAGCAGAGACATCAACTGAAGCACCGAGAACTTTTTCTCTCTCGGCAGTTTGAGTCGTTACCAGCTACCCACATAAG GGGAAAGTGCAGTGTGACTCTTCTGAATGAGACAGATATCTTGAACCAGTATTTGGAAAAGGAG GACTGCTTTTTTTACTCACTGGTGTTTGATCCTGTGCAGAAGACCCTTCTAGCTGATCAAGGGGAGATCAGAGTTGGTTGCAAATTCCAAGCTGAGATCCCAGATCGTTTGGCAGAGG GAGAATCGGATAATCGAAACCAGCAGAAGATGGAGATGAAAGTCTGGGACCCAGACAACCCTCTCACAGACCGGCAGATTGATCAGTTTCTCGTCGTGGCCCG AGCTGTGGGAACCTTTGCAAGAGCCCTAGACTGCAGCAGCTCGATTCGGCAGCCAAGCTTGCATATGAGTGCAGCTGCTGCATCCCGAGATATCACCCTG TTCCATGCCATGGACACACTGCAAAGGAATGGGTATGACTTGGCTAAGGCCATGTCAACCTTGGTACCACAAGGGGGCCCAGTGCTCTGTCGGGATGAGATGGAGGAATGGTCAGCTTCCGAAGCTATGCTGTTTGAAGAGGCTCTAGAGAAATATGGAAAAGATTTCAATGATATCCGACAGGACTTT CTACCCTGGAAGTCACTTGCAAGCATAGTCCAGTTTTATTACATGTGGAAAACAACAGATCGGTATATTCAGCAG AAAAGATTGAAAGCTGCTGAAGCGGACAGCAAACTGAAACAGGTGTACATCCCTACCTA TACTAAGCCAAACCCTAACCAGATCATTTCTGTGGGTTCAAAACCTGGCATGAATGGGACTGGATTCCAGAAAGGCCTGACTTGTGAGAGCtgccaca CCACACAATCTGCCCAATGGTATGCCTGGGGCCCACCTAACATGCAGTGCCGACTTTGTGCTTCCTGTTGGATTTACTGGAAGAAGTATGGGGGACTGAAGACTCCAACCCAGCTTGAAGGGGCTGCCCGGGGCAACACA GAGCCACATTCAAGAGGTCATTTATCTAGACCTGAGGCCCAGAGTCTCTCCCCCTATACCACCAGTGCTAACCGGGCCAAGTTGTTGGCTAAGAACAGGCAAACTTTCTTGCTCCAGACAACAAAGCTGACTCGTCTTGCCAGACGGATGTGTAGAGACCTGTTACAGCCAAGGAGGGCTGCCCGAAGACCCTATGCCCCTATCAATGCCAATGCCATCAAGGCTGAAT gcTCTATCCGTCTTCCTAAGGCTGCCAAGACACCACTGAAAATTCACCCTCTAGTGCGGCTGCCCCTGGCAACTATTGTCAAAGATTTGG TGGCCCAGGCACCTCTGAAACCAAAAACACCTCGGGGCACCAAGACACCAATCAACAGAAACCAGCTGACCCAGAATCGAGGCCTTGGGGGCATTATGGTGAAACGTTCCTATGAGACT ATGGCAGGGGCAGGGGTCCCCTTCTCTGCGAATGGAAGGCCTCTGGCGTCAGGGATTCGTTCAAGTTCacagccagcagccaagcgtcagAAACTAAATCCTGCTGATGCTCCCAATCCAGTGGTATTTGTGGCCACAAAAGATACCAG AGCTTTAAGGAAAGCTCTAACTCACCTGGAAATGCGCAGAGCTGCCCGAAGGCCCAACTTACCCTTGAAGGTGAAGCCAACGCTGATGGCAGTGCGGCCCCCAGTTCCTCTGCCTGTATCCTCACATCCTGCCAGCACCAATGAGCCCATTGTTCtggaggattga